In Lodderomyces elongisporus chromosome 1, complete sequence, a genomic segment contains:
- the CDC7 gene encoding Cell division control protein 7 (BUSCO:EOG09262GWQ), translating into MPYVYKRSPALHNESSSNTHHVSIISNCQVKRSRQHPQQSEKSEDDPFRERSQSQILSKRSNSSNVKVQPCNPRSFIRNSNLSKVPTGSVAQDPAPHDQIAQQKKLDSIHETLVSAPDSTSASASTSQMNNNTLSTKRDSKPHLQNTEYIMRAAEEEDNDEDDEVSLEVLEDMQKLENHFPILATDYRLIDKIGEGTFSTVYKAEALNGQVRLSSDVWRSPPLKKHKPEASNGAIASAGASAGAAVLRRQKKKNPIVALKQIYVTSSPNRIFNELNLLYMLTGNSRVAPLLDVLRHHDQILAILPYYHHYDFRDFYRDLPVKGIKKYMWELFSALDYVHDKGIIHRDLKPTNFLYDPFKGRGVLVDFGLAEKEIVYPSSSSLNHQSSTSACPCLTKEKIIANKAISKRLNVKGAYPKSDNRPPRRANRAGTRGFRAPEVLFKCTNQTTQIDVWSAGIIGLSMLMRKFPLFNSPDDTDAIVELALIFGYDRLVKCAEFHGCGLEISMAEVHNAKGNLVKVLYDFLRKEIDNDSVPEDSVIHETMALFSANGEKFVKPALDEDKLSLASDDERNEYINRFKQRTESFKDHKQLMEMLYSCFKMDPTKRSTAKEILKLPFFHELSHIISDDEDDVILQH; encoded by the coding sequence ATGCCATATGTGTATAAGCGAAGTCCAGCTCTACATAATGAACTGCTGCTGAACACGCACCATGTTTCGATAATATCCAACTGCCAAGTAAAGAGAAGCAGACAACACCCGCAACAAAGTGAAAAGAGCGAGGATGATCCGTTTAGGGAAAGGAGTCAAAGTCAAATACTACTGAAAAGGAGTAACAGCAGCAATGTCAAAGTGCAACCTTGTAACCCTCGTTCCTTTATCCGAAACCTGAACCTTTCAAAAGTACCCACAGGCTCAGTAGCACAAGATCCCGCACCACATGATCAAATCGCTCAACAGAAGAAGCTTGATAGTATTCACGAAACTTTGGTTTCTGCTCCGGATTCCACATCAGCATCGGCATCAACTTCACAGATGAATAACAATACCTTATCTACTAAACGAGACTCCAAGCctcatttgcaaaacacGGAATATATAATGCGAGctgcagaagaagaagacaacGACGAGGATGACGAAGTTTCATTGGAGGTTTTGGAAGATATGCAAAAGCTCGAAAACCATTTCCCCATACTAGCAACTGATTACAGATTAATCGATAAAATTGGCGAGGGAACTTTTTCCACCGTGTATAAAGCAGAGGCACTAAATGGCCAAGTGCGCTTGAGCTCAGATGTATGGAGGTCTCCTCCAttgaaaaaacacaaacctGAGGCAAGTAATGGCGCCATTGCTAGTGCTGGTGCTAGTGCTGGTGCCGCTGTTTtaagaagacaaaagaaaaagaacccGATAGTAGCATTGAAACAAATTTACGTCACTTCTTCGCCCAATAGAATATTCAACGAGCTAAACTTGCTCTACATGCTCACGGGAAATTCAAGAGTTGCTCCATTACTTGATGTTCTACGCCATCATGACCAAATATTGGCCATTTTACCGTACTATCACCATTATGATTTCCGTGACTTTTATCGCGACTTGCCCGTTAAGGGGATCAAAAAATACATGTGGGAACTTTTTCTGGCTTTAGATTATGTTCACGACAAGGGAATAATTCATCGGGACCTCAAGCCTACAAACTTTTTATACGACCCATTCAAGGGTAGAGGCGttcttgttgattttggacTTGCTGAGAAGGAAATAGTATACCCATCTTCGTCTCTGTTGAACCACCAAAGCTCCACCTCAGCTTGTCCTTGCttgacaaaagaaaaaatcatTGCTAATAAAGCCATCTCCAAGAGGCTCAATGTTAAAGGCGCGTACCCAAAGTCCGATAACCGGCCACCAAGAAGAGCTAATAGGGCTGGGACAAGAGGATTTAGAGCACCAGAAGTATTATTTAAATGTACAAACCAGACAACTCAAATAGATGTTTGGTCAGCTGGTATTATAGGCCTATCAATGCTCATGAGGAAATTCCCATTGTTCAACTCTCCAGATGATACAGACGCAATTGTTGAGTTGGCTTTGATATTTGGCTACGACCGATTAGTCAAATGCGCCGAGTTTCATGGATGCGGCTTGGAAATTTCCATGGCAGAAGTGCACAATGCCAAAGGAAATCTCGTTAAGGTGCTCTACGATTTTTTGAGAAAGGAAATAGATAACGATAGTGTCCCTGAAGACAGTGTTATTCACGAAACCATGGCATTGTTTAGCGCAAACggtgaaaaatttgttaAACCAGCACTTGATGAAGATAAATTGTCTTTGGCTAGCGACGATGAACGCAATGAGTATATAAACAGATTCAAACAACGTACCGAGAGTTTTAAAGATCACAAACAACTTATGGAAATGCTCTACTCATGTTTTAAGATGGACCCAACGAAAAGGTCTACAGCAAAGGAAATATTGAAATTGCCGTTTTTTCACGAATTATCCCACATAATAAGCGATGATGAAGACGACGTTATATTGCAGCATTAA
- the mcl1 gene encoding DNA polymerase alpha accessory factor Mcl1 (BUSCO:EOG09260S2Z) produces the protein MSYKNLSHFPDGNSHVVYHTQLDRLVIANSNGVVKIINLEDNESLPISIDSLVNLTSVALYGKELAITTTEGILELIDLEKNVSRGSKYRSELALRDVAYVNSGNRILCGGDDNKLIIIDLQHQQQQQQQPEDNDGDPNSNKDGKVTSVDLPDQLLNIAHDSAGELSSISLSNGSVEVYSVYNEKLNLIHTLHNVIPKKINTSMEEVDYADEHREELYTTKTQWSLDGKYLLVPGLNNEINVYDRESWDKAKSFKSDGRIVDFSLQGNHLAILTLNDYKVYNFITGKTIKEDDFEFNYEGLPLNIEWRNKTDLLIGSTHGDVLVLRSAIPNNENGAHGVAQLFVDDMEDDDDDDDDHDDDDDDIDDDDGELGNKKRAKMAATQANGYSTNNNVDGDGDGDDVGNNQNEIDELLSKAEARQNNHHKRLREGNLKTNGKVHGFDSDNNNNNDDDDDDGNKLDDDFDDSILDNENDYRPVTEGYVNGYKKRRSGTPTYDQQQQKQHRVGFYEAASKIVPYSPGSTPFLNKGETVDRRYLAMNNVGYAWIVVNKELGTSNSITVSFFDRSLNSEYHFTVDQNFDLASLNHKCILLGDSSKGLVYYKSHNDAGSSDAWERVIPLVKDEYITSICVTNHPNFNTIVVGTNVGYLRFFNQFGVCLNIIKTNPVVALSAASTTSNIFMVNQNAANVYSYSIIDIDQDNKFIQHNGVIPIKDRANRQLIKGLFFNEYNDPCIVGGADNTLLILQAWREPGNARWVPLINCHNVITEYGSNENKKNWSCWPLGLVNDSLNCLILKNGQFPGFPLPLPVEIEIEIPTKLSHDEDSAEEEFLRSLTLGKLLNDTLTNRDEDDQDPGQEEEEDALMDKLNQYSLLFDKSLLKMFGEACKESKLNKAFSIAKLIKNDKALLAASKISERMEYLSLAAKIGQLREQLSIELDSD, from the coding sequence ATGTCATACAAAAACCTATCACATTTCCCTGATGGAAACTCCCATGTTGTATACCACACACAGCTCGATCGTCTAGTCATCGCCAATAGTAATGGAGTGGTAAAAATAATCAATTTAGAAGATAACGAATCACTCCCCATCTCCATTGACTCATTGGTCAACTTGACCTCCGTGGCATTATACGGCAAAGAGCTAGCCATCACCACGACAGAAGGTATATTGGAACTAATCGATCTCGAGAAGAATGTATCCCGTGGTAGTAAATACCGATCCGAACTTGCATTGCGTGATGTAGCATATGTAAACCTGGGAAACAGAATACTCTGTGGTGGAGATGACAACAAATTGATCATTATTGACTTAcagcaccagcaacaacagcaacagcaaccaGAAGACAATGACGGCGATCCGAATAGTAACAAGGATGGCAAGGTCACTAGTGTAGACTTGCCTGATCAACTTTTGAATATCGCACATGACAGTGCCGGTGAGCTAAGCAGTATTAGCTTGAGCAATGGCTCAGTTGAAGTTTACTCGGTGTacaatgaaaaattgaatctCATACACACTTTGCACAATGTGATTCCTAAAAAGATCAATACCTCAATGGAAGAAGTGGATTATGCAGACGAACATCGAGAAGAGTTGTATACTACAAAAACTCAATGGTCTTTGGATGGAAAGTATTTGCTTGTCCCAGGATTAAACAACGAGATTAATGTTTACGATAGAGAAAGTTGGGACAAGGCCAAAAGCTTCAAAAGCGATGGTCGTATAGTAGATTTTAGCCTCCAGGGCAATCATTTGGCAATCTTGACATTGAATGACTACAAAGTTTACAATTTCATTACCGGAAAAACTataaaagaagatgatttCGAATTCAATTACGAAGGATTACCCTTGAATATAGAATGGAGAAACAAGACCGATCTCTTGATTGGCAGTACACATGGTGATGTATTGGTCTTGAGAAGCGCAATTCCAAATAATGAGAATGGAGCACACGGCGTTGCTCAAttatttgttgatgatatggaggatgatgatgacgatgacgatgatcacgatgatgatgatgatgacatAGACGACGACGATGGAGAATTGGGAAACAAGAAGAGAGCAAAAATGGCAGCAACCCAAGCTAATGGATATAGTACTAATAATAATGtggatggtgatggtgatggtgatgatgttggcaataatcaaaatgaaattgatgAGTTGTTGAGTAAAGCAGAAGCACGTCAGAATAATCATCAtaagcgattgcgcgaggGAAACCTAAAAACTAATGGTAAAGTTCATGGCTTTGACAGcgacaacaataacaacaacgacgacgacgatgatgacgGCAACAAATTAGATGACGATTTTGATGATTCCATACTtgataatgaaaatgattACAGGCCTGTAACTGAAGGTTATGTTAATGGTTATAAAAAACGCAGATCTGGTACACCAACTTATgatcaacagcaacagaaACAGCACCGAGTTGGCTTCTATGAAGCGGCATCGAAAATAGTTCCCTACTCACCCGGGTCTACGCCATTTCTCAATAAAGGCGAGACTGTTGACAGGAGGTACCTTGCAATGAATAATGTAGGGTACGCATGGATTGTAGTGAATAAGGAGTTGGGTACAAGTAATAGTATCactgtttcctttttcgaTCGATCATTGAATAGTGAATACCATTTCACAGTGGACCAGAACTTTGACCTTGCCTCGTTGAACCACAAATGTATTTTATTAGGAGACAGCTCGAAAGGATTGGTATATTACAAGTCGCATAATGATGCGGGGTCAAGCGATGCCTGGGAAAGAGTAATTCCATTGGTCAAAGATGAATACATCACGAGTATATGTGTAACTAACCACCCCAATTTCAACACCATTGTTGTGGGTACAAATGTTGGCTACTTAAGGTTCTTCAACCAGTTTGGTGTTTGTTTAAACATTATCAAGACCAACCCTGTTGTTGCCCTTAGTGCTGCATCAACTACATCAAACATCTTTATGGTTAATCAAAATGCAGCAAATGTATATTCGTACTCAATAATTGACATTGACCAAGATAACAAATTTATTCAACATAATGGAGTTATACCAATAAAGGATCGTGCAAATCGACAGTTGATTAAAGGTTTGTTCTTTAACGAGTATAATGATCCATGCATAGTTGGTGGGGCCGATAACACTTTGCTTATACTCCAAGCATGGAGAGAACCTGGCAATGCAAGATGGGTCCCCTTGATCAATTGTCATAATGTCATTACCGAATATGGCTCGAATGAGAATAAGAAGAACTGGTCTTGTTGGCCATTGGGTCTTGTCAATGACTCACTCAATTGTTTAATACTCAAAAATGGACAGTTTCCCGGTTTCCCACTTCCATTACCTGTTGagattgaaattgaaattccTACAAAGCTCTCGCATGATGAAGATTcagcagaagaagagttTTTGCGTTCGCTCACTTTAGGTAAGTTGCTCAATGATACATTAACCAATAGAGACGAAGATGATCAAGATCCAGGacaagaggaagaggaggacGCATTGATGGACAAGTTAAACCAGTACAGTCTCTTGTTTGACAAATCGCTTCTCAAGATGTTTGGAGAGGCATGCAAAGAGCTGAAGTTAAACAAGGCCTTCAGCATTGCcaaattgatcaaaaacGACAAGGCACTATTGGCAGCATCAAAGATCAGTGAGCGCATGGAATACTTGAGTTTGGCCGCGAAAATTGGACAACTTCGAGAGCAGTTGCTGATAGAATTGGATAGTGATTAA
- the RPS23A gene encoding 40S ribosomal protein S23-A, with protein sequence MGKGKPRGLNSARKLRVHRRNNRWADQAYKARLLGTAFKSSPFGGSSHAKGIVLEKIGIESKQPNSAIRKCVRVQLIKNGKRVTAFVPNDGCLNFVDENDEVLLAGFGRRGKAKGDIPGVRFKVVKVSGVSLLALWKEKKEKPRS encoded by the coding sequence ATGGGTAAAGGTAAACCAAGAGGATTAAACTCCGCCAGAAAGTTGAGAGTTCACAGAAGAAACAACAGATGGGCCGACCAAGCTTATAAGGCTAGATTGTTGGGAACCGCCTTCAAATCATCTCCATTCGGTGGTTCATCTCACGCTAAAGGTATcgttttggaaaagattgGTATTGAATCCAAACAACCAAACTCAGCTATCAGAAAGTGTGTCAGAGTTCAATTAATCAAGAACGGTAAGAGAGTTACTGCTTTCGTGCCAAATGACGGTTGTTTGAACTTTGTTGACGAGAATGACGAAGTTCTTTTGGCCGGTTTCGGTAGAAGAGGTAAGGCTAAGGGTGATATTCCAGGTGTTAGATTCAAGGTTGTCAAAGTGTCTGGTGTCTCATTGTTGGCTTTAtggaaggagaagaaggaaaagccAAGATCATAA
- the IWS1 gene encoding Transcription factor iws1 (BUSCO:EOG0926390Q), which produces MSDPLADYTNISQEEIDTEQPGHQEQAQQRKQEVSEQASDDVELPQEKEQYEATENAESSGDYNASASNELEQGDAEDQAYSAQTGTADSERKPTSSVDRYEEHEQEMEDIQQADFVEPTTGDVEDKVEDEEDYSINNNSNNNDNSGDDDDDEAVIKSIKAQRLTDEDGGVNVNTNATRKKNIRKPHAMESTPSSTTPVPTGGDHYAPIEDHYETMNPEQKKRLELEEKMDAAIKMKKVRRRKADEDDIDKMEDMKIQQLSERMLQAADADVEKNTQGQVATEKLKMLDEVMSILSRADLAISILDNNLLLCVKVWLEPLPDASMPAYQIQKELIQALETLPIKTEHLRESNLGKVLVFYQRSKRTEPQLKKIVDRLIGDWTRPLLNRSDSYKDRSIQFGSYNKHDYSNKLSRPVKKKESKTLYEQNAERRKRAAIPTARTAAYKIAPKVDKSRLLSQAGRGAGYDERFRKLNQKLVSMGTKKKTAKKGGPSIEGRDLTI; this is translated from the coding sequence ATGAGTGACCCGTTAGCCGATTATACCAATATCTCTCAGGAAGAGATTGATACTGAGCAACCGGGACATCAGGAACAAGCGCAACAACGTAAGCAAGAAGTGCTGGAACAAGCTCTGGATGATGTTGAATTACCACAAGAGAAGGAACAATATGAAGCAACTGAAAACGCCGAGTCCAGTGGAGATTATAATGCAAGTGCTTCCAATGAGTTAGAACAAGGAGATGCAGAAGATCAAGCGTACTCCGCGCAAACTGGAACTGCTGATTCGGAAAGGAAACCTACGAGCAGTGTTGATCGTTATGAAGAGCACGAGCAAGAGATGGAAGATATTCAGCAGGCTGATTTTGTAGAGCCAACCACTGGAGATGTAGAAGACAAAGTGGAGGACGAGGAAGACTATAGTATtaataacaatagcaataacAACGACAATAGTGGtgacgacgacgatgacGAAGCGGTCATCAAAAGTATTAAAGCTCAGAGACTTACAGACGAGGATGGCGGAGTAAATGTAAATACCAatgcaacaagaaaaaaaaacatccGAAAACCACATGCTATGGAGTCGACACCAAGCTCTACCACGCCTGTACCAACAGGTGGCGATCATTATGCACCTATTGAAGACCATTACGAAACGATGAACccagaacaaaaaaaaagacttgaATTGGAAGAGAAAATGGACGCAGCCatcaagatgaaaaaagtaagaagGAGGAAGGCCGACGAGGATGACATTGACAAGATGGAGGACATGAAGATCCAGCAATTGTCCGAGCGTATGCTTCAAGCAGCAGACGCcgatgttgaaaaaaacacacagGGTCAAGTTGCAAcggaaaagttgaaaatgtTGGATGAAGTAATGAGCATACTTTCAAGGGCGGATTTGGCAATCTCTATATTGGATAACAATTTATTGCTTTGCGTCAAGGTGTGGCTTGAGCCATTACCCGATGCAAGTATGCCTGCATaccaaatacaaaaagagCTCATTCAAGCGTTGGAAACACTACCTATCAAAACTGAGCACTTGAGAGAATCAAATCTTGGAAAAGTGCTTGTGTTTTATCAAAGATCCAAAAGGACCGAGCCTcagttgaaaaagattgtCGATAGATTGATTGGTGATTGGACTAGACCATTGCTTAACAGATCAGATTCATATAAGGACAGATCGATCCAATTCGGGTCATACAATAAACATGACTATTCAAACAAATTGTCGAGACCtgtgaaaaagaaagagagcaAAACTCTTTACGAGCAAAATGCCGAGAGAAGGAAGAGAGCAGCCATACCTACTGCTAGGACTGCTGCTTACAAGATTGCACCAAAGGTTGACAAGAGTAGATTATTAAGCCAAGCGGGAAGAGGCGCTGGTTACGATGAAAGATTTAGGAAGTTGAATCAGAAATTGGTTTCAATgggaacgaaaaagaagaccGCCAAAAAAGGTGGTCCATCCATTGAAGGCAGAGATTTGACCATTTAG
- the naa20 gene encoding N-alpha-acetyltransferase 20 (BUSCO:EOG09264ABT): MTTIKPFQLEDLLTANPVNLDPLTENFNISFYSNYLTTWPQLFYKAVEHPSAEMSGYMMAKTEGQLAKLEYHTHITAVTVSPQYRRISLASKLCLALEQISDVQQTLFIDLFVKVTNALGRKLYEKLGYCVYRRVVGYYGRSMPEDRNKIDDDIDAFDMRKALPRDSEGKTVREKGELVYVLPNEVVF; this comes from the coding sequence ATGACAACAATCAAGCCATTCCAGTTGGAGGATCTTCTCACTGCTAACCCGGTAAACCTCGACCCACTTACCGAAAACTTTAATATTTCATTCTACTCAAACTATTTAACAACTTGGCCCCAATTATTTTACAAAGCAGTAGAGCACCCCAGTGCTGAAATGAGTGGGTATATGATGGCGAAAACAGAGGGTCAACTTGCAAAACTCGAGTACCATACTCATATTACGGCTGTGACCGTTAGTCCACAGTACCGTCGAATATCGCTTGCCTCCAAGCTATGCCTCGCGCTAGAGCAAATTTCTGATGTTCAGCAGACTTTGTTTATAGACTTGTTTGTTAAAGTGACAAACGCATTGGGGAGGAAATTGTACGAGAAATTGGGCTACTGCGTTTATAGGCGGGTTGTTGGGTACTACGGGAGACTGATGCCGGAAgatagaaacaaaatcgaTGATGATATAGATGCTTTTGATATGAGAAAAGCATTGCCTCGAGACTCAGAGGGTAAAACAGTTAGAGAAAAGGGAGAGTTGGTCTATGTCCTACCGAACGAAGTAGTATTCTAA
- the RPC40 gene encoding DNA-directed RNA polymerase core subunit rpc40 (BUSCO:EOG09263CLY): protein MSDNNIVGIEYNRVTNTASTDFPGHQQHGDYSWNIEKFKDSFEIKITNIAERSATFDLIHVDTSIANAFRRIMIAEVPSVAAETVYSYMNTSVIQDEVLAHRIGLIPLKVDPDSLTWVDKKLDESERYTEDNTIVLTLDVACSKNLQAPKNSTDPKEMYKNSHVYARDLKFEPQGSQLEKYKDSPVVPCDPDILLAKLRPGQEISMRVHCILGLGCDHAKFSPVATASYRLLPVIDIKEPITGDLARKFQKCFPPGVIGIKDDGEAYVEDARKDTVSREVLRHPEFEGKVKLGRQRDYFIFNVESTGAMPPCEIFLKSIRVLKSKAEYLRNCPIGQ from the coding sequence ATGTCTGATAACAACATAGTAGGGATTGAATACAATCGAGTAACAAACACCGCATCAACAGATTTTCCTggtcatcaacaacatggAGACTACAGCTGGAACATTGAGAAGTTTAAGGACTCCTTTGAGATCAAAATCACCAATATAGCAGAGAGAAGTGCAACATTTGATCTTATTCATGTCGATACATCCATAGCTAATGCTTTTCGTCGTATTATGATTGCTGAAGTGCCATCGGTCGCTGCAGAAACAGTATACCTGTACATGAATACTTCTGTTATACAAGACGAGGTGCTAGCACATAGGATCGGTCTTATTCCTCTCAAGGTCGACCCCGACTCATTAACCTGGGTAGACAAGAAACTCGATGAGAGTGAACGTTACACTGAAGACAATACAATTGTTTTGACGTTGGATGTTGCTTGTTCAAAGAACTTGCAAGCACCTAAAAACTCCACGGATCCGAAGGAAATGTACAAAAATAGTCACGTGTACGCACGAGATTTGAAGTTTGAGCCTCAAGGAAGCCAGTTGGAGAAGTATAAGGATAGTCCAGTTGTTCCTTGTGATCCAGATATTTTATTGGCCAAATTGAGACCGGGTCAAGAAATATCAATGAGGGTGCATTGTATTTTGGGTTTGGGTTGTGACCATGCCAAATTCTCACCTGTTGCCACTGCATCGTATAGATTGTTGCCTGTTATAGATATCAAAGAGCCAATAACAGGGGATCTTGCAAGAAAATTTCAGAAATGTTTCCCACCTGGTGTGATTGGTATTAAAGATGATGGAGAAGCTTATGTGGAAGATGCAAGAAAAGATACTGTTAGTAGAGAGGTTTTGAGACACCCTGAATTTGAGGGTAAAGTGAAGTTGGGAAGACAAAGAGActactttattttcaacGTTGAGTCCACTGGGGCTATGCCTCCCTGTGAAATATTTTTGAAGAGTATCAGGGTATTGAAGAGTAAGGCTGAGTACTTGAGAAACTGTCCTATTGGTCAGTAA
- the GPI19 gene encoding phosphatidylinositol N-acetylglucosaminyltransferase gpi19: MSSSFLNVLDESPPRPISPRPFLQHIDFANDEFTNDDHAFNQIHSSDSEHSSASSGTDLDQDSRSCHSLSMSKLDKQPISSQDDLARQSDVTVSNIHHSQAEYHGFTIYVLALISFIIYIAWLVIPDEILSGWFSISYYPDKYWAMAVPAYSLILMVMVYWVLALYNLEVLTVELSDLRCFVDEYTQFPKVEEDKIETHENQDSYKEMKVHIRDQEMRRNEEEKEEARRRRICEYIHKAPSGVWDLPITLVNEVLYLDNDEDVTTYNE, from the coding sequence ATGTCTTCAAGTTTTCTAAATGTTTTAGACGAATCTCCACCACGGCCAATCTCACCACGACCGTTCCTTCAACACATTGATTTCGCTAATGATGAATTCACTAATGATGACCACGCGTTTAATCAAATACATTCAAGTGACTCCGAACATAGCAGTGCTAGTTCAGGTACTGACCTTGATCAAGACAGTCGATCATGTCATTCGCTTTCCATGTCAAAACTAGATAAACAACCTATATCTAGTCAAGATGATCTCGCACGTCAATCTGACGTTACCGTATCAAACATTCACCACTCGCAGGCCGAGTACCATGGATTCACAATTTATGTGCTTGCATTAATCTCATTTATCATATATATTGCATGGCTAGTAATCCCAGATGAAATATTAAGCGGATGGTTTTCAATTTCGTATTACCCGGATAAGTATTGGGCAATGGCTGTACCTGCATACCTGTTAATATTGATGGTTATGGTCTATTGGGTATTGGCCTTGTATAATTTGGAAGTGTTGACTGTAGAATTGAGTGATTTGCGGTGCTTTGTCGATGAGTACACTCAGTTCCCaaaagtagaagaagacaaaataGAGACGCATGAAAATCAGGATCTGTACAAAGAGATGAAGGTGCATATTCGCGATCAAGAGATGAGAAGGAacgaggaagaaaaggaagaagcaagaagaagacggaTATGTGAATATATCCACAAGGCTCCAAGTGGAGTCTGGGATCTACCAATAACATTAGTTAATGAGGTCCTATACTTagataatgatgaagatgtaACGACTTATAATGAATGA